A window of Diadema setosum chromosome 2, eeDiaSeto1, whole genome shotgun sequence contains these coding sequences:
- the LOC140237720 gene encoding uncharacterized protein F54H12.2-like, whose product MERIHHMSCECSKSEIDLFSIPPTQTTVEKGKWVQFFPLTNISDATPIQFHLQGSTEEYTDLSQSLLHVQAKVVNGDGTPLAQDAQVGPTNMFLHSLFSDVDLTLNDRLVTPSTNTYAYRAALETLLTYGPEAKESQLTSALFYKDTPGQMDDGNPLRTDGGNQGLKERHRFIQESKTVDMVGVLHLDMVFQDRLLLGGVDIKLKLNRNKNSFSLMSAAENANYKVLITSASLHVRRVKLSPEAALLHAKTLETQTAKYPIRRAEVKTFSIPRGNLSFTRESLILGQLPKRLVIGCVSNTAFNGDYTKNPFNFHHYDLNFLALYADSEQIPWKPIRPNFSGRDSNYILAYQTLFSGINSMFQDKGNQITRTDYNKGYTLYAFDMTPDLSTGDCFNLRKHGNVRLEMQFATALPETVNVMVYAEYESVIEIDRNRNVIVDFGG is encoded by the coding sequence ATGGAGAGAATACATCACATGTCGTGTGAATGCTCAAAGTCAGAAATTGACTTATTCAGCATCCCACCGACCCAGACGACGGTGGAGAAGGGGAAATGGGTGCAATTTTTCCCCCTAACAAACATATCGGATGCAACGCCAATCCAGTTCCATCTCCAAGGGTCGACGGAGGAATACACTGACCTCTCACAAAGTTTACTCCATGTACAGGCAAAAGTAGTCAATGGTGATGGCACCCCTTTGGCTCAAGATGCTCAAGTTGGGCCTACCAACATGTTTTTGCACTCCCTGTTTAGCGACGTGGACTTGACGCTGAACGACAGACTCGTCACGCCGTCAACCAACACTTACGCTTACAGAGCTGCCCTTGAAACGCTGCTTACCTACGGGCCCGAAGCCAAAGAATCTCAGCTCACCTCCGCTCTCTTTTACAAAGACACGCCCGGTCAGATGGATGATGGGAACCCCCTGCGCACGGATGGTGGTAACCAGGGTCTGAAGGAAAGGCATCGTTTTATACAAGAAAGCAAGACCGTGGACATGGTGGGTGTCCTCCATCTGGACATGGTCTTTCAAGACAGGCTGCTCCTCGGTGGTGTGGACATTAAACTTAAACTCAATCGCAACAAAAACAGCTTCAGTCTCATGTCAGCCGCCGAGAATGCCAATTACAAAGTTCTCATCACCAGTGCATCGCTGCATGTGAGACGAGTAAAACTAAGCCCCGAGGCAGCCCTCCTCCATGCCAAGACATTGGAAACGCAAACGGCCAAATACCCCATCCGACGTGCTGAGGTCAAAACATTTTCGATACCAAGAGGGAACTTGTCTTTCACCAGAGAAAGCCTCATACTTGGGCAGCTGCCAAAACGACTGGTGATTGGCTGCGTCAGTAACACGGCTTTCAACGGGGACTACACCAAAAATCCTTTCAACTTTCATCATTACGATCTGAACTTTCTGGCCTTGTACGCGGACTCGGAGCAAATACCTTGGAAACCTATCCGTCCAAACTTTTCGGGACGTGACTCAAACTACATCCTGGCATACCAGACACTCTTTTCGGGCATCAATTCCATGTTCCAAGACAAGGGAAATCAAATTACCCGCACCGATTACAACAAGGGTTACACGCTGTATGCGTTTGACATGACACCGGATCTTTCTACGGGAGATTGCTTCAACTTGCGTAAACATGGCAACGTCCGACTAGAGATGCAATTTGCTACAGCACTACCGGAAACTGTAAATGTAATGGTCTATGCAGAATACGAAAGCGTGATAGAAATAGACAGAAACCGCAACGTGATCGTAGATTTTGGAGGTTGA
- the LOC140237732 gene encoding uncharacterized protein: MVYEFNGCYWHGCPNCYAFNTNSIRPGIKKTMGELYLDTLEKKRYVQNILKDWKYVTMWECEWAKVEGSIPQRIKQTFPNPTPLNPRDAFYGGRTNASCLFYECQMGEKIKYVDFTSLYPSINKYGSYPLGHPQIITHNFKDVSQYYGLVRCKVLPPQDLLHPVLPCKVNGKLLFPLCYACAERAEQMPCRHSEEERVIRSTWVTLEVEKAVQKGYRVVEIESVWHFPEKAQHIPNMPIDFNNLRKYDGLFTSYINTFLKIKQEASGWPDWCKTENDREKYLSDYRDREGFELDRDKIVKNKGLRSLSKLMLNSFWGRFGMRSNLTDIRVISDPAELYKLLISDEIRVVDLNFVNDEVVEVRSVKRDEFEQQSPRSNVVLAAFTTAQARLKLYNVLDRLGERVLYYDTDSVIYIERANQPQDWCPPLGDFLGDLTDELDGRYITTFISGGPKNYAYKLDNGKTSCKVKGITLNYSNSQLLNFDTMKQMVKNVGSDKSEKITVTNPHQITRECKKQRIETRVGSKDYRVVYDKRIIRPDFFTVPYGYVG, encoded by the coding sequence ATGGTGTATGAATTCAATGGGTGCTACTGGCATGGATGCCCCAATTGCTATGCCTTCAACACAAACAGTATCAGGCCAGGCATCAAGAAGACGATGGGAGAGCTGTACCTGGACACGCTCGAAAAGAAAAGGTACGTACAAAACATACTCAAGGATTGGAAGTACGTCACAATGTGGGAGTGTGAGTGGGCAAAAGTTGAAGGGTCCATTCCTCAACGCATTAAACAAACCTTCCCCAATCCCACCCCCCTGAATCCTCGAGATGCCTTTTACGGCGGTCGCACCAATGCCAGCTGTCTGTTTTACGAGTGTCAGATGGGTGAGAAAATCAAATACGTGGATTTCACCTCTCTGTACCCCAGCATCAATAAATATGGTTCTTACCCATTGGGTCATCCCCAGATCATTACCCACAATTTCAAAGATGTGTCCCAATATTACGGCCTTGTAAGATGCAAAGTGTTGCCTCCCCAAGACCTGCTGCATCCCGTTCTACCATGCAAGGTCAATGGTAAGTTGCTCTTTCCACTCTGCTACGCTTGCGCCGAACGTGCCGAGCAGATGCCTTGTAGGCACAGTGAGGAGGAGCGGGTGATTCGCAGCACGTGGGTTACCTTAGAGGTTGAGAAGGCTGTGCAAAAGGGGTACAGGGTGGTTGAAATTGAGTCCGTCTGGCACTTTCCTGAGAAGGCTCAGCACATCCCAAACATGCCAATAGATTTTAACAACCTTCGCAAGTACGATGGCTTGTTTACCTCCTACATAAATACGTTCCTCAAGATAAAGCAGGAAGCCTCAGGTTGGCCTGATTGGTGCAAGACTGAAAATGATCGCGAAAAGTATCTCAGTGATTATCGAGACAGAGAGGGCTTTGAGTTAGATCGAGACAAGATTGTGAAGAATAAGGGGCTACGATCTCTAAGTAAGCTGATGCTAAATTCGTTTTGGGGACGATTTGGAATGAGAAGTAATCTGACAGATATCAGGGTGATTTCTGACCCCGCTGAGCTCTATAAGCTTTTGATCTCGGATGAGATCAGAGTGGTCGATCTAAACTTTGTAAACGATGAAGTTGTAGAAGTTCGCTCAGTCAAGAGGGATGAGTTTGAACAGCAGAGTCCTCGGTCCAACGTGGTGCTTGCGGCTTTCACGACGGCCCAAGCACGGTTGAAGCTGTACAATGTTTTGGATCGTTTGGGGGAACGTGTATTGTACTACGACACAGACAGTGTTATTTACATCGAGCGAGCAAACCAACCCCAAGACTGGTGTCCGCCTCTCGGAGATTTCTTGGGAGATCTCACCGATGAATTGGATGGAAGGTACATTACTACCTTCATATCCGGTGGACCGAAGAACTACGCGTACAAGCTCGATAATGGAAAGACATCGTGCAAAGTGAAAGGAATTACGTTGAACTACAGTAATTCTCAGCTGTTGAACTTTGACACGATGAAACAGATGGTGAAAAACGTAGGATCTGACAAGTCGGAAAAAATCACCGTCACCAATCCCCATCAAATTACGAGGGAATGTAAGAAACAGCGCATTGAAACTCGTGTCGGTTCTAAAGACTATAGAGTCGTGTATGACAAGCGCATTATCCGACCAGATTTCTTTACCGTTCCATACGGATATGTGGGGTAa
- the LOC140237741 gene encoding uncharacterized protein: protein MISTCELIQKLQACTCLEDVSNLREELYEDLEPEQHALVFSRTAYFLSLPDFEDGIPDEHLLEVRVDVENQPEPQPHIPPITKLQHGCSNEEVAPDFDDDGIPDEHLLEMLWENHEEQRQHGYQNYAAVEVRPSRCQSPTAVAGPSRGQPSVAAVAGPSRDQPSAAVVAGPSRGQPPAAAVAGPSSSSSVHVGGSSTVASKKRAADAIPARDAPLPTHHITKVSQKHVRKYNANVTDYTVSFQPIENSVPIINMMPRVNEMFENIIEEMVQGVNDRDFVRLVFNTPQLDRPVSMPFVRRDQLNHEAFATKLENTIQSNEEVTLDENVSFNIIHMAMPNGRGSSVRCLSIDDMLFRKRCIIRMKNADNMCCPRAIVTGIARIEKHPNWNSIRQGYKEQREYAIDLYKQAGIPVNTRCGIEEIKLFENTPRMANYRVVLVSREHLNFVTYTGPEDRQHTIYLYIHDNHFDLITSMSAFYNKSYFCEKCLKGYDGRLEHKCIHTCKLCRGKNCPVTNESDSYERCTDCDPTFGVEELKKGFFPHFFNTTANAKYRGPMPDAKYYHPSGMSSKKREEFLQWYEKEVALGRQFVMEEEIHAYCVSDVDILRRCCLKFRNLFREITRAFPGDRGVDPFSNCITIAAACHLVFRRNFLREKTIGIIPPLGYTPQRHSV, encoded by the exons ATGATTTCTACGTGTGAATTGATACAAAAGCTTCAAGCGTGTACATGTTTGGAAGATGTGTCGAATCTCCGAGAGGAACTTTACGAGGACCTTGAACCAGAGCAGCATGCATTGGTATTTTCCAGAACAGCGTACTTTTTAAGTTTGCCGGACTTTGAAGATG GCATCCCCGATGAGCATTTGCTGGAGGTGCGTGTGGACGTTGAAAATCAGCCAGAACCACAGCCTCACATTCCTCCAATAACAAAGCTGCAGCATGGTTGTTCAAACGAGGAAGTTGCTCCAGactttgatgatgatg GTATTCCAGATGAGCATTTGCTGGAAATGCTTTGGGAAAATCATGAAGAGCAACGCCAGCATGGATATCAGAATTATGCAGCTGTAGAAGTCCGTCCCTCCCGCTGCCAATCACCAACAGCAGTGGCAGGACCTTCCCGGGGTCAACCATCAGTAGCGGCAGTGGCTGGACCCTCCCGCGACCAACCATCGGCAGCGGTAGTGGCCGGACCCTCCCGAGGCCAACCACCGGCAGCGGCAGTGGCCGgaccctcctcctcctcctctgtgCACGTTGGTGGGTCTTCCACCGTAGCTTCCAAGAAGCGTGCTGCAGATGCTATCCCTGCGAGAGATGCCCCTCTGCCTACCCATCACATCACCAAAGTGAGCCAGAAACATGTACGCAAGTACAATGCCAATGTTACTGATTATACAGTGTCATTTCAACCCATAGAGAATAGTGTTCCCATAATCAATATGATGCCACGAGTGAATGAGATGTTTGAGAATATTATTGAAGAGATGGTTCAAGGGGTGAACGACAGGGATTTTGTCAGACTTGTATTTAATACGCCACAGTTAGATAGACCCGTAAGCATGCCATTCGTAAGGAGGGATCAGTTGAACCACGAGGCTTTTGCAACAAAACTTGAGAATACCATTCAGTCAAATGAAGAGGTAACTCTAGATGAAAATGTCTCGTTTAACATCATACACATGGCAATGCCTAATGGTCGTGGGTCGTCGGTGAGGTGTTTATCGATTGACGACATGTTGTTTAGGAAGAGATGTATTATTAGGATGAAAAATGCAGACAACATGTGCTGCCCTAGGGCCATAGTGACGGGGATTGCTCGTATCGAAAAGCACCCAAATTGGAACTCTATTAGACAGGGGTACAAAGAACAGAGGGAATATGCCATTGACCTGTACAAGCAGGCTGGGATTCCCGTCAACACCAGATGTGGTATCGAAGAGATAAAACTCTTTGAGAATACGCCACGCATGGCAAATTACAGAGTGGTGCTTGTTTCCAGGGAACACTTGAATTTTGTCACATATACGGGTCCTGAAGATAGGCAACATACCATCTACCTCTACATCCATGACAATCATTTTGACCTCATTACATCAATGAGCGCTTTTTACAATAAATCCTACTTTTGCGAAAAGTGTTTGAAAGGATATGATGGCAGACTCGAACACAAGTGCATCCACACTTGCAAACTCTGCCGAGGAAAAAATTGCCCAGTCACCAATGAATCTGATTCATACGAACGATGCACCGACTGTGATC CCACGTTTGGTGTAGAAGAATTGAAGAAGGGATTTTTCCCACACTTCTTCAATACAACAGCCAATGCCAAATATCGAGGACCCATGCCGGATGCGAAGTACTACCATCCATCCGGTATGTCATCGAAAAAGAGGGAAGAATTTCTTCAATGGTATGAGAAGGAGGTTGCTTTGGGTAGACAGTTTGTGATGGAGGAGGAAATCCATGCCTATTGCGTGAGTGACGTGGATATCTTGAGGCGATGTTGTCTAAAATTTAGAAACTTGTTTCGAGAGATAACGAGAGCTTTCCCGGGGGATAGGGGTGTCGATCCATTCTCCAATTGCATCACTATCGCCGCTGCCTGTCATCTCGTTTTTCGGAGGAATTTCCTTCGAGAAAAAACCATCGGTATTATTCCACCTCTAGGATACACCCCCCAAAGACATTCAGTCTAA